One window from the genome of Streptomyces sp. NBC_00708 encodes:
- a CDS encoding MarR family transcriptional regulator — MGMTAGERLGLDIKRAEQALMAAKSAALKDDGLTVAQYAALLALSGNPGISGAALARACLVTPQAMAAVLKHLEERGLIARSAHPYHQKMLETRLTEAGTETLRKADERAVRIERRIADALTPEERDTLRDLLARCVTAIRAD, encoded by the coding sequence ATGGGAATGACCGCCGGTGAACGCCTCGGCCTGGACATCAAGCGTGCCGAGCAGGCCCTCATGGCGGCCAAGAGCGCCGCGCTGAAGGACGACGGCCTGACCGTCGCGCAGTACGCGGCGCTGCTCGCGCTCTCCGGCAACCCCGGGATCTCGGGGGCGGCGCTGGCGCGGGCGTGCCTCGTGACGCCCCAGGCGATGGCGGCGGTCCTCAAGCACCTGGAGGAACGCGGCCTGATCGCCAGGTCCGCGCACCCCTACCACCAGAAGATGCTGGAGACCCGGCTGACGGAGGCCGGGACGGAGACCCTGCGGAAGGCCGACGAGCGGGCGGTACGGATCGAACGCCGCATCGCGGACGCGCTCACCCCCGAGGAGCGCGACACCCTGCGCGACCTGCTGGCGCGCTGCGTCACCGCGATCCGCGCGGACTGA
- a CDS encoding nucleotidyltransferase domain-containing protein, which yields MSGRIAEMAARLTDVPGVRAVLLGGSRARGTHRPDSDWDLGVYYRGTPDTAALSALAAAFQGSPVEVTGPGGWGPWVNAGGWLKVDGVQVDWILRDLDRVEEVWAGCREGRYEVGVQPGHPLGFWSPAYPGEVALGRVLSDPGGELTALKEETAVYPEPLRKALAEAAWEAEFSVAGARKSAPAGDRLHVSLCLSRAFGILAQSLHAHHRTWCLNEKGALAAAAALPDAPADFAARVNKALHGLDAAAVGSAAEVVREVREVLAATSG from the coding sequence ATGTCCGGCCGGATCGCCGAGATGGCCGCGCGGCTCACCGACGTGCCCGGTGTCCGGGCCGTCCTGCTCGGCGGCAGCCGGGCCCGGGGCACCCACCGCCCGGACTCCGACTGGGACCTGGGCGTCTACTACCGGGGCACGCCGGACACCGCCGCGCTGTCCGCGCTGGCCGCCGCCTTCCAGGGCTCCCCGGTCGAGGTGACCGGGCCCGGCGGATGGGGACCGTGGGTCAATGCCGGGGGCTGGCTGAAGGTGGACGGCGTCCAGGTCGACTGGATCCTGCGGGATCTGGACCGGGTCGAGGAGGTCTGGGCCGGCTGCCGGGAAGGCCGCTACGAGGTGGGCGTCCAGCCGGGCCATCCGCTGGGCTTCTGGTCGCCCGCGTACCCGGGCGAGGTCGCCCTCGGGCGCGTACTGTCCGACCCCGGCGGCGAGTTGACGGCCCTGAAGGAGGAGACGGCGGTCTACCCCGAGCCATTGCGCAAGGCGCTCGCCGAGGCGGCCTGGGAGGCGGAGTTCTCCGTCGCGGGCGCCCGCAAGTCGGCCCCGGCCGGCGACCGGCTGCACGTCTCCCTCTGCCTCTCCCGGGCCTTCGGCATCCTCGCCCAGTCCCTCCACGCCCACCACCGCACGTGGTGCCTCAACGAGAAGGGCGCCCTCGCGGCGGCCGCCGCCCTGCCCGATGCCCCGGCGGACTTCGCGGCCCGCGTGAACAAGGCGCTGCACGGCCTGGACGCGGCGGCGGTCGGGTCGGCGGCAGAGGTCGTACGAGAGGTGCGCGAGGTGCTGGCGGCGACGTCGGGCTGA
- a CDS encoding NAD(P)/FAD-dependent oxidoreductase: MTSMLDAVVVGAGPNGLTAAVELARRGFAVEVFEAGPTVGGGARTEELTLPGFRHDPCSAVHPLAIGSPAFDAMPLARHGLEWLQPQLALAHPFPDGTAAVLAASVGETAMALGAEDAGAYRRLLAPHLGHWDTLARDFLRTPWDGLPRDPYHWARFGLDAIQPAALLSRRFRGEKARGLIAGLAAHAIAPTNGLATGGIALLFAVAAHERGWPVPRGGSQAISDALASYLRELGGTITTGTEVRRLDELPPARAYVFDTSPTALARIAGLGRAYQGYRYGASCFKIDYALSGPVPWTAEQARRAGTVHLGPTAGEIDDALRRAVAGRDPDVPFLITAQPSLVDPSRAPEGKQVFWVYGHVPAGWEGDATEVIERQLERFAPGFRDLVLARAVAGPPGIARRNANYVDGDIACGAFAGLQTVIRPKLARVPYATAHPAVFLCSSAAPPGPGVHGMSGHHAAKAVWRRLRESGAPGRR; encoded by the coding sequence GTGACGTCGATGCTCGATGCGGTCGTGGTGGGCGCGGGTCCCAACGGACTGACCGCCGCAGTCGAACTGGCCCGCCGGGGCTTCGCCGTCGAGGTCTTCGAGGCCGGGCCCACGGTGGGCGGCGGGGCGCGTACGGAGGAGCTGACGCTCCCCGGCTTCCGGCACGACCCGTGCTCCGCGGTGCACCCCCTGGCCATAGGCTCGCCGGCCTTCGACGCCATGCCGCTCGCCCGGCACGGACTGGAGTGGCTCCAGCCGCAACTCGCCCTCGCCCACCCGTTCCCCGACGGGACGGCCGCCGTGCTCGCCGCCTCGGTGGGGGAGACCGCCATGGCCCTCGGCGCCGAGGACGCGGGCGCCTACCGCCGGCTCCTCGCCCCCCACCTCGGCCACTGGGACACCCTCGCCCGGGACTTCCTGCGCACCCCGTGGGACGGGCTGCCCCGTGACCCGTACCACTGGGCGCGCTTCGGGCTCGACGCGATCCAGCCCGCCGCCCTGCTCTCCCGCCGCTTCCGGGGCGAGAAGGCGCGCGGCCTGATCGCCGGCCTCGCGGCGCACGCCATCGCGCCCACGAACGGCCTCGCGACCGGCGGCATCGCCCTGCTCTTCGCGGTGGCCGCGCACGAGCGGGGCTGGCCGGTCCCGCGCGGCGGCTCCCAGGCCATCTCCGACGCCCTCGCCTCGTACCTGCGCGAACTGGGCGGCACCATCACGACCGGTACGGAGGTCAGGCGCCTGGACGAACTGCCGCCCGCCCGCGCCTATGTCTTCGACACCTCGCCGACCGCGCTCGCCCGGATCGCCGGGCTCGGCCGCGCCTACCAGGGGTACCGCTACGGCGCCTCCTGCTTCAAGATCGACTACGCGCTCTCCGGCCCGGTGCCCTGGACCGCCGAGCAGGCCCGCCGGGCCGGCACCGTCCACCTCGGGCCCACCGCCGGTGAGATCGACGACGCCCTGCGCCGGGCGGTCGCCGGCCGCGACCCGGACGTCCCGTTCCTGATCACCGCACAGCCCAGCCTCGTCGACCCCTCCCGTGCCCCCGAGGGCAAGCAGGTCTTCTGGGTGTACGGGCATGTCCCGGCCGGCTGGGAGGGCGACGCCACCGAGGTCATCGAACGACAGCTGGAGCGGTTCGCCCCCGGCTTCCGGGACCTCGTGCTCGCCCGCGCGGTGGCGGGCCCGCCCGGCATCGCGCGCCGCAACGCGAACTACGTGGACGGGGACATCGCCTGCGGCGCCTTCGCGGGCCTCCAGACCGTGATCCGCCCCAAGCTCGCCCGTGTCCCGTACGCCACCGCGCACCCGGCAGTCTTCCTCTGCTCGTCGGCGGCCCCGCCCGGACCGGGTGTGCACGGCATGTCCGGACACCACGCGGCCAAGGCGGTGTGGCGGCGGCTGCGGGAGTCCGGAGCGCCGGGCCGCCGCTGA